CCATCGCTGTCGGAGAACATATCGCCGCCTGGCGCGAGCAAATCGATCTCCGGCCCGAAGTTCGAATAGAGCGACAAGCCGCCACGCGCATCATTGGCGCCGACCACAACCACATTGTTGCAATTCGCCGGCGCGTAGAGCCGCGCTTGGTTGGCCTTGTTTCCCGCAGCGACGACCACAACCACATTCCGCGCCGCCGCCGCATCGATCGCCGCTTGCATCGAGGCCGGGCACGGCGCTTGGATCGACAAGCTCATATTGATGATGTCGGCCGGGTTGCGGTTGACGATCTGCTGGCCCGCCGCGTTCACCGCCGGCGCAATGCCCGCCGCCCAGCGAATGCCGGAGACGATATCCGCCAGCTCGCCGCCGCAGCGGCCGAGCACACGCACCGGGATCACAGTGACGTCCCAAGCGCCGCCCGCGACGCCGCGCCGATCGTTCGTGGCCGCGGCGCCTATCGTGCCGGCGACATGGGTCCCGTGATACGAATTTTCCGTCGCCGTACCGCAGCGATCGCCGGCGTCGTTCGCGTCCGCGTCGATCCCGTCGCTATCGCCGCCGCGCTCGGGGTTGTTGATGAGATCAACGCCGGCCGCGATGTTTGGCGAGCCTTGAATATCCGGGTGCGAGAGATCGAGCCCCGTATCCAACACCGCAACACGCACATTGCGCGAGCCGACCTGCGCCGCTTCCCAGAAACGCACGAAACCCGCACCGCCCGGCGATTGGCCTTCGCCTGCGCCAGGCGTGCGATAATGCCATTGCAGCGCATAGAGCGGATCGTTCGGCACGCCGCCGACAACAGCTGGCGTCGGCGTCGTTGGCGCAGGACTCGTCGGCTGCGTACCTGGCGTGCTCGGCTGCTGCGGACGCGGACTCGTGCTCGGCGGCGGCGGCGTTTGATCGCGACGCGGCGGCAGCGTGAAGCCCGACGACGCGATGTAGTTCGGTTCCACATATTCAAACTGGCGCGACGCTGTCAGACGCTGGATCGCGCAGCGCGTCGCCAACGCCAAATCCTGCTCCAATTGGCCCTGCGTGACGATGCGCGGGCAACGATCCGCCTCGTTCCACTCGACCGCCGCTGGCGGCGCTTCCGCCACGGTCGCCTCACCACCTTGCTGCGCCATGCCCATCGTGGTCGGCGAAGCGCCCGAGCCCGCCAAGCTCACCGTCACCACGCCACCCGGGCGCACGACGATCTCTCCATCAATGCCCAAGCGCCCGAGCACATCGCGCGCCGCCGTCCGCGCCGCCTCCGACGCTTCGGCTTCCGCGCGCGTGCGCACTTGCGCGATCACGTTCTCCGGCAATTGCTCCAAAGCTTCCGTGCCGCCCGCGCGCAATGAGCGCACGAAATTGCTGGCGAGCCCCATCTCGCTCGCCGTCTCCGACAATTCCTGTTCGACCATCGCGCCGACTAGAATTTCGCCAGGGGCTATCAGTACCGGCTCCGGCGCCAGCATCGCCGCGATCTGATCCTGTGGCTGCACCGAGCCTGCGAGCGCGCGCGCTTCGAGCGGCACGTCGTCCAACGGCGCCGGCCCCGGCCCTTCGGCTTGCTCCGAGCCGCCCCGCATATCTTCGATCACTTGGCCGATCTGGTCGCACGCGCCCAGCGCCAATACAGGCGCCAGGATCAACGCAGCCAAACTCCAGCGACGATGCGACATGCTTGGCTCCCCACGCGTTTTGCCGGTAACTAGACCTTCTAAACTGGCCTCCCCCGATGACAAGGCGATGTCGGACCGGCCCCGTGGACAAAGAGTTCCGTGAGCATTTTCCCCTTAGCGGCGAATTTGGCGGCGGCGCGGCAACCCGATGCGCCGCGCGCCCGCACTGAGGACGAGGCGACCACGCTCGCCGGCGGTCCAGTGTTCCTCGCCGTCGAGGAATTGCCCGACGTCTTCGAGACACCCGCCGACGCAGAAGCCGCCGTGCCCGAGCTTTACGGCTCTGGATTGTACGAGCTCGTCTGGCGCGACGGCTGGCGTGTGGTCATGCGCTATTGGCGCCCAGCGCCTCCCGCCCCTGTCGCGCGCTCCGGCGAAGCCGCGGTCAAAAAGCCGCTCGGTCGCGCCCGCACGCCCGAGCAAGCGCGCGATCTCTTGGGCGCGCCGGCCGAACTCGTCAGCGAAGCGCTGCCCAATCTCTATGTCGACCACAAGCAGCTGATGAAGCGCTGGGGCGATTTCGTGCGCAACGGCCTCGCCGAGATCATCGAACGCGAAGGCAAGTTCGCCGTGAGCATCACCTTCTGGCGCCCGATGCACGCGCCAGGCATCGCCGCCCGCCTCGCGCCCGTCGAACGCATCGAACTCGCCGAACGCGTCGCCGCTCCCATGCGCGGCCCCGAGCCGCAACAAGATCTAGACATCGGCCTCTTCGAAGACATCGCGCCTGAGAATCCGGGCGTCGTACTGGTTACCGAAGAAGGCGACGGAAGATTTCGCGGGAGCGAGTAGGCGTTTGTGCGTCTGCTCGTTCGTCACCAACTCGCGCCGTCGACCTTCTTAACCGGTGTCTCATCCCACGCGCCCAACGGAAGCATGCGTGCGTTCACACCCATGCGGTCATAGCTCTTGTCCACTGCCGTCCACCACATGAGGCATCGGCACGTTTTGCAGTGGTGCATTTCCAACATGCGGTCGCCACGCATGTAGATATCGGTGGGGCCAGTCATCGTGACTTTCGTCGGCGAGTAATAGGCCCAGAGTCCGCCGGACCGGCGGCAGATGCCGCAATTGCACTCTGTCATCTCTTCCAGCGCGCCGTCCACGGCGTATCGCACCGCGCCGCAATCACACGAGCCCTCAAGCATTGGCTAACCTTTCACTTAAGCAGACATGCTACCGTAACGTGCGACCGACAAACCAGCGTCAGCAACTGAGATCGGCTGAGCGAGGACGCCTTCCGGGGCGGACATGAGCAGCTCATGTTATGATGCGCATATGCCAAGCCAGAGACAGTCATTCTTCAACAGCACCTCGGGTCCTCTGGAGGTTATGGTGGAGCCGACTCCCGATCGATACGTTCTCGCGCCTCATGCTGAGATGGTCATAGAGGCCGAATACGAGGGCCGCCCGCTTCCACAGCGCCTGGCTGCTCGCCGAACGC
This is a stretch of genomic DNA from Vitreimonas flagellata. It encodes these proteins:
- a CDS encoding S8 family serine peptidase, which encodes MSHRRWSLAALILAPVLALGACDQIGQVIEDMRGGSEQAEGPGPAPLDDVPLEARALAGSVQPQDQIAAMLAPEPVLIAPGEILVGAMVEQELSETASEMGLASNFVRSLRAGGTEALEQLPENVIAQVRTRAEAEASEAARTAARDVLGRLGIDGEIVVRPGGVVTVSLAGSGASPTTMGMAQQGGEATVAEAPPAAVEWNEADRCPRIVTQGQLEQDLALATRCAIQRLTASRQFEYVEPNYIASSGFTLPPRRDQTPPPPSTSPRPQQPSTPGTQPTSPAPTTPTPAVVGGVPNDPLYALQWHYRTPGAGEGQSPGGAGFVRFWEAAQVGSRNVRVAVLDTGLDLSHPDIQGSPNIAAGVDLINNPERGGDSDGIDADANDAGDRCGTATENSYHGTHVAGTIGAAATNDRRGVAGGAWDVTVIPVRVLGRCGGELADIVSGIRWAAGIAPAVNAAGQQIVNRNPADIINMSLSIQAPCPASMQAAIDAAAARNVVVVVAAGNKANQARLYAPANCNNVVVVGANDARGGLSLYSNFGPEIDLLAPGGDMFSDSDGDGRPDGVLSTRATAAGCYDPLNSNSTERCYYSFLQGTSMAAPHVSAALALIAAQTGLRGRQLEDVLFTRAIAPHGANYGEIECARSRNATPIATGSPTCARPSGRGMLDLARAVQAPAAAGAGASPP
- a CDS encoding GFA family protein; amino-acid sequence: MLEGSCDCGAVRYAVDGALEEMTECNCGICRRSGGLWAYYSPTKVTMTGPTDIYMRGDRMLEMHHCKTCRCLMWWTAVDKSYDRMGVNARMLPLGAWDETPVKKVDGASW